The Candidatus Buchananbacteria bacterium CG10_big_fil_rev_8_21_14_0_10_42_9 genome has a window encoding:
- a CDS encoding response regulator produces MAKKVLIIEDNQRLIRIYGRIFEKYGYQIIFAPDGNEGLAKMASDSPDVILLDLMLPGKDGFSILEQKKNNSTLAKIPVVVLSNLGQEGDKTKAYDLGANDYLVKSEASINQIVDVVKKYLG; encoded by the coding sequence ATGGCGAAAAAAGTTTTAATAATAGAAGACAACCAGCGTCTAATTCGTATTTATGGCCGAATTTTTGAAAAGTACGGCTATCAAATTATTTTTGCGCCTGACGGTAACGAAGGCTTAGCCAAAATGGCTAGTGATTCACCTGACGTTATTTTGTTAGATCTAATGTTGCCGGGCAAAGATGGCTTTTCGATTTTAGAACAAAAAAAGAATAACTCAACTTTGGCCAAAATTCCGGTGGTGGTTTTATCAAATTTGGGTCAAGAGGGCGATAAAACTAAAGCTTATGATTTAGGGGCGAATGATTATTTGGTGAAATCGGAAGCTAGTATTAATCAAATTGTAGATGTGGTTAAAAAGTATCTCGGTTAA